A single genomic interval of Methanocellales archaeon harbors:
- a CDS encoding cohesin domain-containing protein: protein MQITGRYTNNRKKDMQTTRKAYGLMLLILMLMGSLTITAAQATTVSIPEITTSAGSYVTLPVTLNDVQSYGTGTINITYDPSVVHVTGVANGPASTVISSNIDNTLGIARISAWNIAGVSGDIIFANVTFNAVGTAGSSTPLNLHITTLKNTGYNSIPATVINGSFTLESAGIPWDAYLVPSDSTGDYGEDTPVELWVDYDDTGLTYGALAYQFDLHFDPNCVNVTSADFSTSPFGSHVFNPYAPGVVRVLENNYLTMAPISSGTYKLATLTLHGECLADSTSDLLFDPTWCTVSDTDGNPIENRYTNGTYTCTGPEPEAEPEVVINEFNSYNTSGDWIELYNKGTSEILLDGWSINDSDSEMHSFGASDSIPIDSYLVVEVGSRLNRDGDTITLLNGGEIIDEVTYGSGAYEAPAPGGGNSTGRYPDGVDTDNDAADFIEFGAPTPGEQNVISISEVTISIGTVIGNGNAQICIDNASNIGSVDITITYDPSVCVITEVTDGDFDFTIPNLEQNEVGLVRIGALQMENPGLEGSIVLAHLAFLSTSASGTSALNLTVNELTDATPECNDIPYIVVNGTYLVFLNGDVNGDGEVTLYDAMYLSKHVIGLQGFENIVEVAADVNGDGEITLSDAMYLAKHVLGISGFEELK from the coding sequence ATGCAAATAACAGGAAGATATACAAATAACAGGAAAAAAGACATGCAAACGACAAGAAAAGCCTACGGACTAATGCTCCTGATCTTAATGCTCATGGGCTCACTGACAATTACAGCTGCTCAGGCAACAACAGTTTCCATACCTGAGATAACGACATCAGCGGGCTCTTACGTTACTCTCCCTGTTACCCTCAACGATGTGCAATCCTACGGCACCGGCACCATAAACATCACCTATGACCCCTCAGTGGTTCATGTTACGGGCGTTGCGAATGGACCGGCATCTACGGTGATCTCTTCGAACATCGACAATACCCTAGGCATCGCCAGAATATCTGCCTGGAACATAGCAGGGGTGAGCGGTGACATCATTTTTGCAAACGTCACCTTCAACGCAGTTGGCACTGCTGGCAGCTCAACTCCCCTAAACCTTCATATCACCACGTTAAAAAATACCGGCTATAATAGCATCCCGGCAACGGTGATCAACGGCTCATTTACCCTAGAATCCGCTGGGATTCCCTGGGACGCCTATCTCGTCCCTTCGGATAGCACGGGTGACTACGGTGAGGACACCCCGGTAGAGCTCTGGGTGGACTATGATGACACAGGCTTGACATACGGTGCCCTTGCCTACCAGTTTGACCTTCACTTCGATCCGAACTGCGTGAACGTCACTTCAGCAGACTTCAGCACGAGCCCCTTCGGCTCGCATGTGTTCAACCCCTACGCTCCTGGCGTGGTTCGCGTCCTGGAGAACAATTACCTGACCATGGCCCCGATCTCCTCGGGCACCTACAAGCTGGCAACCTTAACGCTGCACGGTGAATGTTTGGCAGACAGCACCTCGGACCTCTTGTTCGATCCAACCTGGTGCACCGTATCTGACACCGATGGCAATCCCATAGAGAACAGATACACGAACGGCACCTATACCTGCACGGGACCCGAACCAGAAGCCGAACCAGAAGTAGTGATAAATGAATTCAATTCTTACAACACTTCAGGTGATTGGATTGAGCTATACAATAAAGGCACGAGTGAAATCCTCTTGGATGGCTGGTCAATCAATGACAGCGATAGTGAGATGCACTCGTTTGGTGCGAGTGACAGTATTCCTATAGATAGCTATCTGGTCGTTGAAGTTGGTAGCAGGCTCAATCGAGATGGCGATACCATTACACTATTAAATGGTGGTGAAATTATTGATGAGGTTACGTACGGCTCGGGAGCATATGAAGCACCTGCACCCGGTGGAGGTAATTCAACGGGAAGGTATCCAGATGGCGTTGACACGGATAACGATGCCGCGGACTTCATCGAGTTCGGTGCACCAACGCCTGGAGAGCAGAACGTAATTTCAATTTCTGAAGTCACCATCAGCATCGGCACTGTCATAGGGAATGGAAATGCCCAGATTTGCATCGATAACGCATCGAACATCGGTTCCGTGGACATAACCATCACCTACGATCCTTCTGTATGCGTGATTACCGAAGTAACGGATGGTGATTTTGACTTTACCATTCCAAACCTGGAGCAGAATGAAGTGGGCCTGGTACGTATCGGTGCACTTCAGATGGAGAATCCCGGGCTGGAGGGCAGTATTGTCCTTGCCCACCTCGCCTTCCTGAGCACCAGTGCCAGTGGCACATCTGCGCTCAATCTGACCGTTAACGAGCTTACCGATGCCACACCGGAGTGCAACGATATACCATATATCGTGGTAAACGGAACATATCTCGTGTTCTTGAACGGCGATGTCAATGGCGATGGTGAGGTAACGCTCTACGATGCAATGTATCTCTCAAAGCACGTGATTGGTCTCCAGGGATTCGAAAACATCGTTGAAGTAGCTGCAGACGTCAATGGCGATGGTGAAATAACGCTTTCTGATGCCATGTATCTCGCAAAGCATGTGCTCGGCATATCAGGATTCGAAGAGCTCAAGTGA
- a CDS encoding PGF-pre-PGF domain-containing protein, with protein MQCKIKTIARITTLIFIIASALAMPAMATRVIINDACAYHDNSTFTYIMLENTTNVGVIDLNLSYDPSTVIVTDVNDSDFDMVMLNSDNNASGFVRIGAFQMENPGLNGSVIVANLTLKAVGDSGNTSPLNISINELKEPQGKNIPYAITHGTFNVTLPVEPAPTPTPTPTPTPEPEPTATPTPTPAPTSKPGGGGGLSPKPTPTATPTATPTATPTATPTATPTATPTATPTVEPTATPAPVATLEPVTILGPLTIPPPVPEAILEGTHKEIAAMQAGAQVTLGIEQTDISEITIKVKNEVSDTELSVQEFIEKPVELPNTPRGVSYSYLYVDHGNITEEDIDVVKIQFKVEKSWIDENNIDELTVKLNRYYDGVWHPLPTERLSESDLHIYYQAESLGLSVFGITGEKKGTVPTPAPAPTLTPTLILTPAPTAPSTPAPAPTPAPIPQPAPATVRPVLTPALTTPTPRIPGFEAAFAIVALLVVTYLIKRED; from the coding sequence ATGCAGTGTAAAATCAAAACAATTGCAAGGATAACCACGCTTATTTTTATTATTGCATCTGCACTGGCCATGCCCGCAATGGCAACCAGGGTTATAATTAATGATGCTTGTGCGTACCACGACAATAGCACATTCACCTATATCATGCTTGAAAATACCACAAATGTCGGGGTAATCGATTTAAATCTCAGTTACGATCCGTCAACGGTCATCGTAACCGACGTAAACGATAGTGATTTCGACATGGTTATGCTGAATAGCGACAACAACGCCTCGGGCTTCGTCAGGATAGGGGCATTCCAAATGGAGAATCCGGGATTAAATGGTTCTGTAATTGTGGCAAACCTCACACTCAAGGCAGTGGGTGATTCGGGCAACACCAGTCCTCTGAACATCTCTATTAATGAACTCAAAGAACCTCAAGGTAAAAATATCCCTTACGCCATAACCCATGGAACGTTCAATGTTACTCTGCCTGTTGAACCAGCTCCAACCCCGACGCCAACACCTACCCCAACACCAGAACCAGAACCAACAGCAACACCTACACCCACCCCTGCTCCAACATCAAAACCTGGTGGAGGCGGCGGTTTGTCCCCCAAACCAACACCTACTGCAACACCTACCGCAACACCTACCGCAACACCTACTGCAACACCTACTGCAACACCTACCGCAACACCTACCGCAACACCTACCGTAGAACCTACCGCAACACCAGCACCTGTGGCAACGCTGGAACCTGTAACAATACTAGGACCTTTAACAATACCGCCACCTGTGCCAGAAGCAATACTTGAAGGAACACATAAAGAAATCGCAGCTATGCAGGCTGGTGCACAGGTAACGCTAGGAATTGAACAAACGGATATATCCGAGATTACTATTAAAGTCAAGAACGAGGTGAGCGATACCGAACTTAGTGTTCAGGAATTTATCGAGAAGCCAGTGGAATTACCCAATACGCCAAGAGGGGTATCATACAGTTACCTATACGTTGATCATGGGAATATCACGGAGGAGGATATTGATGTTGTGAAAATCCAGTTCAAAGTGGAGAAGTCATGGATAGACGAAAATAACATCGATGAGTTAACGGTTAAACTGAACAGATACTATGATGGGGTGTGGCACCCATTACCGACTGAGAGACTCAGCGAAAGTGACTTACATATCTACTACCAAGCAGAATCACTTGGACTTTCAGTTTTTGGAATAACCGGTGAGAAAAAGGGAACAGTTCCAACCCCAGCTCCAGCGCCTACACTAACACCTACGCTAATACTTACTCCGGCCCCAACAGCACCATCTACACCTGCACCTGCGCCAACGCCGGCGCCCATACCTCAACCTGCTCCTGCTACTGTAAGGCCTGTGCTAACCCCAGCACTCACAACACCGACACCACGTATACCGGGCTTTGAGGCAGCCTTCGCAATCGTTGCGCTCCTGGTGGTCACATATTTGATTAAACGAGAGGACTAA
- a CDS encoding radical SAM protein, translating to MIVKEVYAKTILSKSKVLDYAINPYIGCEHGCTYCYARFMKKFTSHNEEDWGGFVDVKINATGLLQREVKKKRVGKVWISGVCDPYQPLERKYELTKRCLEILLKRGWPVTIQTKSPLVLRDSELLREFDEIEVGLTITTADENIRKIFEPKAPPIKQRIETLEKLHSAGIRVFAMIAPILPKAEVLVEQLSEKVDYVLIDKMNYHYADRIYKSNELEYAMHHTFFTQKKAELSEAFKKEGIPCQLLF from the coding sequence ATGATCGTAAAAGAGGTTTATGCAAAAACCATCTTATCGAAATCAAAAGTTCTGGATTATGCTATTAATCCTTACATTGGCTGTGAGCATGGCTGCACTTACTGTTATGCGCGATTTATGAAAAAGTTCACAAGTCACAATGAAGAAGATTGGGGCGGGTTTGTTGATGTAAAAATTAATGCAACGGGTTTGCTGCAGCGTGAGGTAAAAAAGAAACGGGTTGGAAAGGTTTGGATAAGTGGGGTTTGCGATCCTTACCAACCACTTGAGAGAAAATATGAACTTACGAAAAGATGTCTCGAAATTTTATTAAAGAGAGGTTGGCCTGTCACCATCCAGACGAAATCCCCTCTTGTATTGCGTGATTCGGAATTGCTGAGGGAATTCGATGAGATCGAAGTGGGACTAACAATCACCACTGCTGACGAGAATATTAGAAAAATTTTTGAACCGAAGGCACCCCCGATTAAACAAAGAATTGAAACATTGGAGAAACTACATTCTGCGGGTATCAGAGTTTTCGCGATGATAGCGCCCATACTTCCAAAGGCGGAGGTACTCGTGGAGCAATTAAGTGAAAAAGTGGATTATGTGCTGATCGACAAAATGAACTACCATTATGCAGATCGGATATACAAGAGCAACGAGTTAGAATATGCGATGCATCACACCTTCTTTACCCAGAAGAAAGCTGAGCTATCTGAGGCTTTTAAAAAGGAGGGCATACCTTGTCAATTGCTATTTTGA
- a CDS encoding radical SAM protein, producing MKESKIEIDSEIHETITPPPYLISYSITRKCNLKCKHCYSDATEDSAPDELSTADAKRLLDDIVNWGIKLLIFDGGEPLCRNDFWDIGRYASLKGLRVVIGSNGTLINLEVAERLKSSGIMAVQISIDGAKTQTHDWFRGDGGSFNKALEGAKACKAVGLPFQFGMTIRRGTLDEIPDMLKLAVDSGATAAEFFDLVQVPRVKKEIPEEVLAPDERKEVMEWLAKAQKDCLLIIRVPGCPMYTILLQEKDIRPKYFPVDLLKRIPYYGRGCAAGMPHGYLTILPNGDVIPCMLLQTKLGNIREESITQIWNNSPVLLKLRNRNLLEGECSQCIYRDKCSGCRGRSYEETGDMLSTDPSCWFRKEG from the coding sequence ATGAAAGAGAGTAAGATAGAGATAGATAGCGAAATTCACGAAACTATCACACCACCGCCATATCTGATTTCATACTCTATCACAAGAAAATGTAATCTCAAGTGCAAGCATTGTTACAGTGATGCTACCGAAGATTCAGCGCCTGATGAGCTTTCAACAGCAGATGCAAAAAGACTTTTAGATGACATTGTAAATTGGGGAATAAAGCTCTTGATCTTCGATGGCGGTGAACCCCTCTGTAGGAATGATTTTTGGGATATTGGTAGATATGCGTCCCTAAAGGGTTTAAGAGTTGTCATCGGCAGTAATGGCACACTGATCAACTTAGAGGTGGCTGAACGATTGAAATCTTCAGGCATCATGGCTGTGCAGATATCTATTGACGGTGCTAAAACTCAGACGCATGATTGGTTCCGTGGGGATGGGGGCTCTTTCAATAAAGCGCTGGAAGGCGCTAAGGCATGTAAAGCAGTGGGTTTGCCTTTTCAATTTGGCATGACCATCAGAAGAGGCACGTTGGATGAAATCCCGGATATGTTAAAATTGGCTGTGGATTCCGGGGCGACAGCCGCAGAATTCTTTGACTTGGTCCAGGTTCCAAGGGTCAAAAAGGAGATTCCTGAAGAGGTATTAGCACCAGACGAAAGAAAAGAAGTCATGGAATGGCTGGCAAAAGCGCAAAAAGATTGCCTCCTAATAATAAGGGTGCCAGGCTGTCCCATGTATACCATACTGCTGCAGGAGAAAGACATACGGCCCAAATATTTCCCAGTGGATTTGCTGAAAAGAATCCCATATTACGGGAGAGGATGCGCAGCAGGAATGCCCCATGGTTATCTTACAATCCTTCCCAATGGGGACGTGATACCCTGCATGCTTCTTCAGACAAAGCTTGGGAACATCAGAGAGGAAAGTATCACACAGATATGGAACAATTCCCCGGTTCTATTAAAGCTCAGAAATCGAAACTTATTGGAGGGGGAGTGCAGCCAATGCATCTACAGGGATAAATGCAGTGGTTGCCGTGGAAGATCTTATGAAGAAACTGGAGATATGCTGTCAACGGATCCCAGCTGCTGGTTCAGAAAGGAAGGATAA
- the hisI gene encoding phosphoribosyl-AMP cyclohydrolase, whose protein sequence is MFQRLNNSQIEIIKFLRENEKRSIRAMSKALGQTYTTTRRNMIQLNALDITELETVGKSKICTLNKKAISYPIDVAEALASKLDYKVQPGLVVAVARDWLFGDILMVAFMNEEAVIKTLAEGKVHYWSRSREKLWMKGETSGNIQILKDIYVDCDGDALLLGVEQEGVACHTGNRSCFYRILDEL, encoded by the coding sequence ATGTTTCAAAGATTGAATAATAGTCAAATCGAGATCATAAAGTTCCTGCGTGAAAATGAAAAGCGCTCTATAAGGGCTATGTCCAAGGCGCTGGGTCAGACATATACAACTACCCGGAGGAACATGATCCAACTTAATGCCCTTGACATTACAGAGCTTGAGACCGTTGGAAAAAGTAAAATCTGTACATTGAACAAAAAGGCAATTTCTTATCCAATCGATGTCGCTGAAGCTTTGGCTTCTAAGCTAGATTATAAAGTGCAGCCTGGACTGGTTGTCGCAGTTGCCAGGGATTGGCTGTTCGGGGATATTTTAATGGTCGCTTTCATGAACGAAGAGGCAGTAATAAAGACATTGGCTGAGGGGAAGGTGCACTACTGGTCCCGGTCTAGGGAGAAGTTGTGGATGAAGGGCGAAACCAGTGGAAACATCCAAATCCTGAAAGATATTTATGTGGACTGCGATGGTGATGCCCTGCTCCTGGGTGTAGAGCAAGAAGGAGTAGCATGTCATACTGGCAATAGGAGCTGTTTTTACAGGATTCTGGATGAGCTATAA
- the tmk gene encoding dTMP kinase, with the protein MKINIWSALKTEMLFAPKQSCEMMKGRLITFEGIDGSGKSTLSKRVAGLLRKDHDIIFTKEPTTTWVGEMVRKSIDSDTDSLVELFLFVADHAEHVAMIKKELSLGKIIISDRYSDSQYAYQGALLADRFDDPIRWIKQIHDGWTLKPDLTFLLLADPAIALARCNRKKAKFEKIEFLKKVQHNYLKLAEEDPKRFIKIDAEKELSEMEREVMIKITSYLEGAMGRSPK; encoded by the coding sequence ATGAAAATAAACATATGGAGCGCTTTAAAGACCGAAATGCTTTTTGCTCCCAAGCAGAGTTGTGAGATGATGAAAGGTCGATTGATAACTTTTGAGGGTATCGACGGTTCTGGTAAAAGCACCCTATCCAAGCGTGTTGCAGGACTCCTAAGAAAAGATCATGACATCATTTTCACGAAAGAGCCGACCACAACATGGGTGGGGGAAATGGTCCGCAAATCGATAGATTCTGATACTGATTCCTTAGTGGAGCTATTTCTTTTTGTCGCAGACCACGCAGAGCACGTTGCCATGATTAAAAAAGAATTGAGCCTGGGGAAGATCATCATTTCCGATCGTTACTCAGACAGCCAATATGCATATCAGGGCGCATTGCTCGCAGATCGCTTTGATGATCCGATTAGATGGATCAAACAGATTCATGATGGATGGACCCTAAAACCGGATCTAACGTTCTTGCTCTTAGCTGATCCTGCCATAGCACTGGCTCGCTGCAATCGCAAAAAGGCAAAATTCGAGAAAATCGAGTTCTTGAAGAAAGTGCAACACAACTATCTCAAATTGGCTGAGGAGGATCCCAAACGCTTCATAAAAATCGACGCAGAAAAAGAGTTGAGTGAAATGGAGAGAGAAGTCATGATCAAAATTACTAGTTACTTGGAGGGGGCAATGGGAAGATCCCCTAAATAG
- a CDS encoding TrpB-like pyridoxal phosphate-dependent enzyme, with protein sequence MEATKILLDENEIPRKWYNIQADLPTPLDPVLNPGTGEPIGPEDLAPIFPMELIKQEVSTARWIPIPEEVREIYRLWRPTPLYRAVRLEKALKTPAKIYYKWEGVSPPGSHKPNTAVAQAYYNMKEGVERIATETGAGQWGSALAFGTCLFGLDCTVYMVKASYEQKPYRRILMETWGAEVFSSPTQRTNSGREILKKDPNTTGSLGIAISEAVEDAATHDNTKYALGSVLNHVMLHQTVVGLETKKQFEIAEDYPDVMFGCVGGGSNFSGACFPFVGDKLAGKKPGLEVVACEPTACPTLTRGPYAYDFGDTAKLTPLLKMYTLGHDFVPAPIHAGGLRYHGDAPLLCKLVKENVMGAVAYNQNEVFEAALTFARNEGFVVAPETAHCVKATIDEALRCKKTGEEKTIFFANSGHGHFDLAAYDAYLAGKLVDYAYPDEKIKESLANLPKV encoded by the coding sequence ATGGAAGCTACAAAGATCCTGTTGGATGAAAACGAGATACCAAGGAAATGGTACAATATCCAAGCAGACCTCCCAACGCCGTTGGATCCTGTGTTGAATCCCGGAACAGGCGAACCGATTGGTCCAGAGGATTTGGCACCAATTTTCCCCATGGAGTTGATCAAGCAAGAGGTCAGCACAGCGAGATGGATTCCCATTCCTGAGGAGGTCAGGGAGATCTATCGCTTATGGAGACCTACGCCGTTATATCGGGCCGTGCGCTTAGAGAAAGCCCTGAAAACGCCAGCCAAGATATATTATAAATGGGAGGGGGTCAGCCCCCCTGGAAGCCATAAGCCGAATACTGCTGTCGCTCAAGCCTATTATAATATGAAGGAAGGCGTCGAGAGAATTGCAACCGAGACCGGGGCGGGTCAATGGGGCTCTGCATTGGCTTTTGGGACCTGTCTCTTTGGCCTGGATTGCACGGTCTACATGGTAAAGGCAAGCTATGAACAAAAGCCCTATCGCCGAATACTGATGGAAACATGGGGTGCCGAGGTTTTTTCAAGTCCGACCCAGAGGACGAATTCGGGAAGGGAAATACTGAAAAAAGATCCGAATACGACTGGCAGCCTGGGCATAGCCATAAGCGAGGCCGTAGAGGATGCCGCAACCCATGATAACACCAAATATGCGCTGGGAAGCGTGCTTAACCATGTTATGTTGCACCAAACCGTCGTAGGTCTGGAGACGAAAAAGCAGTTTGAAATAGCAGAGGATTATCCAGATGTCATGTTCGGATGCGTCGGTGGCGGAAGCAATTTTTCTGGAGCCTGCTTCCCCTTTGTCGGTGACAAGCTAGCGGGCAAGAAACCTGGGTTGGAGGTGGTGGCCTGTGAGCCTACTGCATGTCCCACATTAACGAGAGGACCTTATGCCTATGATTTCGGGGATACAGCGAAGCTCACGCCGCTTTTAAAGATGTATACCCTGGGACACGATTTTGTTCCAGCGCCGATACATGCCGGCGGCTTAAGGTATCACGGAGATGCCCCTCTTTTATGTAAACTCGTCAAGGAGAATGTCATGGGTGCTGTTGCCTATAACCAAAATGAGGTGTTCGAGGCTGCATTAACGTTTGCAAGGAACGAGGGTTTCGTAGTGGCACCTGAGACCGCCCATTGCGTAAAAGCCACCATAGACGAAGCGTTGAGGTGTAAGAAAACCGGGGAGGAGAAGACGATTTTCTTCGCCAATTCCGGGCACGGGCACTTCGATTTGGCAGCCTATGACGCTTACCTTGCCGGCAAGTTAGTGGACTATGCTTACCCTGACGAAAAGATAAAGGAGTCTTTGGCTAATCTGCCGAAGGTGTGA